In a genomic window of Gloeocapsopsis dulcis:
- a CDS encoding response regulator transcription factor, translated as MSYILIAEDEPRIASFLEKGLKAAGFTTAVAKDGNETVLMVQGDRFDLLLLDIGLPGKDGWRVLEELRGLGEQLPIIILSARDDINDKVAGLEGGADDYVTKPFRFEELLARVRLRLRDKHVPKANQEIVLRVGNITLDLRTRKATVGDRLIELPAREFTLAETFLRHPGQILSREQLLNRVWGYDYDPGSNIVDVYVGYLRKKLGNEFIETVRGMGYRLRG; from the coding sequence ATGAGCTATATTCTCATTGCCGAAGATGAACCGCGAATTGCTTCTTTTCTAGAGAAAGGGCTTAAAGCAGCTGGTTTTACCACTGCAGTGGCAAAAGATGGCAATGAAACTGTTCTCATGGTACAGGGCGATCGCTTCGACCTGCTGTTGTTGGATATTGGTCTTCCTGGTAAAGATGGTTGGCGAGTTTTGGAGGAACTACGCGGTTTAGGTGAGCAGTTACCAATTATTATTCTCAGCGCTCGCGATGATATAAACGATAAAGTTGCTGGACTCGAAGGTGGTGCAGATGATTATGTCACCAAACCTTTTCGCTTTGAAGAGTTGCTGGCACGGGTGCGATTGCGGCTGCGGGATAAGCACGTCCCAAAAGCTAATCAGGAGATAGTGTTGAGGGTAGGCAACATTACTCTTGACTTGCGTACGCGCAAAGCTACAGTAGGCGATCGCCTAATAGAGTTACCAGCTAGAGAATTTACCCTAGCAGAGACTTTTCTGCGTCATCCTGGACAAATTTTGAGTCGCGAACAATTACTTAACCGTGTTTGGGGTTACGATTACGATCCTGGCTCAAATATTGTTGATGTCTACGTAGGCTACTTGCGTAAGAAGTTGGGTAATGAGTTTATTGAAACAGTTCGAGGCATGGGTTATCGATTGCGTGGATGA
- a CDS encoding histidine phosphatase family protein, producing the protein MDSQSSAELGSTRIILVRHGQTTFNAEGRYQGRSDESMLTAKGYRSAYQTGVALQRIPIDAIYTSPLQCAIETTQEIIKGIDPQNKSLLKFNIDRNLTEIDLPTWQGKSFEDVRHNFAAEYKCWQQRPHQFQINSPDADAGYHLRVATALKQCFPVLNLYEQAQQFWQTILPRHRGKTILVVSHGGTNRALIGSALNLSPAQYHTIQQSNCGISILNFPASSLSAKLSGLNLTSHLGEILPKLKAGKQGLRLLLLPLDAIASNQIQHLAFLKPVSIDFSLTSELCISQEITANLLQNHPTTVQLQVSRHNFPLVWQQTIDSRPSSISTNTLVTGLVVASSAIIKCILGQILRLNAHNLWRLQLNSGDLSIVHYPLGDNFPVSQTINLSDTQIKIL; encoded by the coding sequence ATGGACTCGCAGTCTAGTGCAGAATTGGGTTCTACCCGTATCATTTTGGTACGTCATGGTCAGACTACCTTCAACGCTGAAGGAAGATATCAAGGACGTAGTGATGAGTCGATGTTAACTGCAAAAGGTTATCGCTCAGCTTATCAAACTGGAGTTGCTCTGCAAAGAATACCAATAGACGCCATTTACACAAGTCCATTGCAATGCGCAATTGAAACAACGCAGGAAATTATTAAAGGAATTGACCCACAGAATAAATCTTTACTTAAATTCAATATAGATCGTAATTTAACAGAAATTGACTTACCTACATGGCAAGGAAAATCCTTTGAGGATGTACGCCACAACTTTGCTGCAGAATATAAATGTTGGCAACAACGTCCGCATCAATTTCAAATTAATAGCCCAGACGCGGATGCAGGCTACCATCTTCGTGTTGCAACTGCATTGAAGCAGTGCTTTCCAGTTTTGAACCTTTATGAACAGGCACAGCAGTTTTGGCAAACAATTTTGCCCCGCCATCGTGGTAAAACGATATTAGTTGTTAGTCATGGTGGTACAAACCGCGCACTCATTGGTAGTGCTCTCAATTTGTCACCAGCACAGTATCATACGATTCAGCAGTCAAACTGTGGTATTAGTATTCTGAATTTTCCGGCAAGTAGCCTATCAGCAAAGTTAAGTGGATTAAATTTAACATCACACTTAGGAGAAATTCTCCCTAAACTCAAAGCTGGAAAACAGGGCTTGCGTTTATTGCTACTTCCTCTGGATGCGATCGCCTCAAACCAGATACAGCACTTAGCCTTTCTCAAACCAGTATCGATAGACTTCAGCCTCACCAGTGAATTGTGTATCTCTCAAGAAATTACTGCCAATCTTTTACAAAACCATCCAACCACAGTCCAACTGCAAGTATCGCGACACAATTTTCCTCTAGTGTGGCAACAAACTATTGATTCGCGCCCTTCTTCTATATCAACTAATACATTAGTTACCGGACTCGTCGTTGCTAGCAGTGCCATTATTAAGTGTATTTTAGGTCAGATATTAAGATTAAATGCTCATAATTTATGGCGCTTACAATTGAATTCTGGTGACTTAAGCATTGTTCACTATCCCTTAGGAGACAACTTCCCAGTCAGTCAAACTATAAACTTATCTGATACTCAAATAAAGATTCTATAG
- a CDS encoding NAD-dependent epimerase: MKVLVTGVAGFVGFHLAQRLLNDGFQVYGIDNLNNYYDINLKKDRLSQIHSHPNFSFQLLDLIDREGIFELFQNIQFDYVVNLAAQAGVRYSLENPFAYVDSNLSGFVNLLEGCRRSNIKHLVFASSSSVYGANKKVPFSVTDNVDHPISLYAASKKANELVAHVYSHLYNLPTTGLRFFTVYGPWGRPDMAYFKFVQAIATGKPIDVYNFGKMQRDFTYIDDVIEGVVRIMHKPPQLVKSVVNNEQPESTAPYKIYNIGNNSPVELMKFIEVIESALGREAQKNFLPMQPGDVPATYADVEDLIADVGFKPSTSIEEGMHKFIQWYINYYEQPLAAHQDIAIAKAT, encoded by the coding sequence ATGAAAGTGTTAGTTACAGGAGTTGCCGGATTTGTTGGATTTCATTTAGCACAGCGTTTGTTAAATGATGGTTTTCAAGTCTACGGTATTGATAATTTAAATAATTACTATGATATCAACTTAAAGAAAGATAGATTATCACAAATCCACTCTCATCCTAACTTTTCATTTCAGTTGCTTGACCTGATTGATCGTGAAGGTATTTTTGAATTATTTCAAAATATCCAGTTTGATTATGTGGTAAATTTAGCAGCTCAAGCTGGAGTGCGTTATTCGCTTGAAAATCCTTTTGCTTATGTCGATAGTAATTTGTCTGGATTTGTTAATTTACTAGAAGGTTGTCGCCGTAGTAACATCAAACATTTGGTGTTTGCTTCCTCTAGTTCAGTTTACGGTGCCAATAAAAAAGTTCCTTTTTCTGTTACAGACAACGTAGATCACCCCATTTCTTTGTATGCAGCTAGTAAGAAAGCTAATGAACTTGTAGCACACGTCTATAGTCATCTCTACAATTTACCGACAACTGGACTGCGCTTTTTCACAGTTTATGGTCCTTGGGGTAGACCTGACATGGCTTATTTCAAATTTGTACAGGCGATCGCTACAGGAAAACCAATAGATGTATACAATTTTGGCAAAATGCAGCGTGATTTTACGTATATTGATGATGTCATCGAGGGTGTGGTGAGAATTATGCACAAACCTCCGCAACTTGTAAAGAGTGTAGTTAATAACGAGCAACCAGAATCAACTGCACCCTATAAAATTTATAATATTGGTAACAATAGCCCCGTAGAGTTGATGAAGTTTATTGAGGTTATTGAATCTGCTCTAGGGAGAGAAGCGCAGAAGAATTTCTTGCCAATGCAGCCTGGAGATGTGCCTGCAACTTATGCAGATGTAGAAGATTTAATTGCAGATGTTGGTTTTAAACCAAGTACATCAATTGAGGAAGGCATGCACAAATTTATTCAATGGTATATCAATTATTACGAACAACCATTAGCAGCTCATCAAGACATTGCCATTGCAAAGGCAACTTAA